Within the Chlamydiota bacterium genome, the region ATGATGTGGCGCATATTTTTATTAATTTTGGCTGGATTTTCGCTAAGTTTTGGCGAAGAAAATGCCGGTCAATCGGATCAGTTGAATCAAGATATAAAGAATCTTGAAAAGAGGAAGGAATATTTCGAAGCGACAATCAAACGCACAAAAAGAACAGCGTGGAGATTGGAGTTTCAAGATCCTGGTTATTCAAGACAACTTGACCAACAAGCAAAGATGTATCAACAAGAGTTAGATACAGTCAATGCTGAGCTTGCAGAAAAGTATCAAGAAAGAGATGCTCAGCCAGGCCAGTAACCTGATGTTTAAGCGTCAGTCTTATCTTTTTTGAAAACAGGTTAATGGGGTTACCACTGACTCTGCATATTCATTCCAACCTATAGGAAGGCTGCGAAGAGCGATCAGGGAAAATAAAATCATTCCATAATATCATCATTCAAACTAATTCATAAAACTAGTGTAAAGATGCTCAAGATTCTGTGCAATTTGAGTGATAAATTCCAGTTAAGATCAATAAAAAGCGTATTTTAATAAACATTTTTGTGTTACTGTTGTTTTGCTTTTTCGTGAGGTAAAAATGAAAAAACTACTTTTTACACTATTTGTTTGTATGTTTTCTGTATGTGTTCATGCAGAACATTCTAAAGAAGTTCAAAGAATTCAAAAAGCGACTTCCAATATGAAGTACATTTTATGTATAGACGGTGGAGGAAGCAAAACGACTCTTCATATCATCGATTCTCAAGGTATTGTTCAAGAACTAACTTCTCAGGGTCAAGTTGTGGAGATGACTAAAGGGGGATGTGGGAACATCAATTTTGTAGGAAAGGAAGGGATGAAAATAACTTTTCATCAACTCTTCGATGATTTGGAAATTCACGGGGTTCCTATATCTGAACTGTCTACTCAATGTGCCATTGTCACAGGTATGGGAGGGCTTGGAGCTGTTCAGAACCAAGAAGCTGTCTGTGAGTTATTGGAGGATTTTGGTTTTTTAAAAGAGCACATTGTGCCCCTGTCAGATGCGGCGCTTTCATTAGAAGTTGTAGGAGAAAAAGGCATCATTTTGATTTCTGGGACAGGTTGTATTGCTTTTGGTAGAGATGGAGGAGAAACAAAAAGAGTGGGGGGATTTGGCAAACTCATTGATGATAGCCCTAGTGGTTATGGGATTGGACAATTTGCAATAAAAAGTACACTTGAGGAAGAACAAGGATATGGCACACCGACACTTTTGACAAAAATGATCAAAGAACATTTCAAAGTAGACCGTATTTATGACATTGTTGTTCCCATTCATAGCAATGAGATTGGCCAAGACCAAATCGCAAGCCTTTCTAAAGGTGTTTTTGAAGCAGCAAGACAAGGTGACATCGTTGCCAATAAGATCATTGCTAAAACAGCAAAAAAGTTGGGGCTCGTACTTAGAAATTTGTTAATGCTACTTCAAAAAGAAATAGATTATAATGTCTATTTGATAGGAGGGCTCTTTTTAGATGAAAGTGCAAATGCATTTATTGAAATGATCAAAAATACAAAAGCGCTTCTGGCGCATCTTCAAGAAAATAGACAAGAAATTTGTTTTCATAATATTGCAGATCGTCCAGGAGCATTGTTTGCAATGCAAAAAATTTTGGAGCATTTGGGAAAATAATTTCTTGCAAAGTTTTTGGAAAATGTCTAAACTCCCTAGAAATTATGCCAAATCGTAGGACATTAAACTTAAAAAAAACAGAAGATTTCCCTTCTGTTTTTTTTTGCCAAAATTAAGGAGGTTATTTTATGTATAAATTTTTAATAAGCTGTCTATTTTTAATGGCAGGATTTGCTCAAAATCCCTATTTAGAAAAACAGCTTTTTGTTATTCGAAACCCCCAAACAAACCGTGTGGAGTTTAGAAAAGCGATGAAAAAAATTGGTGAAAGTTTAGCTGTAAGAATTTCTAAAAACTTATCCACAAAAACAGCAAGCATTAAAACGGTCTTAGAAAAAAGTGCCGATCACCAGTTGCTGGATGAGGACTTGGTCCT harbors:
- the gspK gene encoding Glucosamine kinase GspK, which encodes MKKLLFTLFVCMFSVCVHAEHSKEVQRIQKATSNMKYILCIDGGGSKTTLHIIDSQGIVQELTSQGQVVEMTKGGCGNINFVGKEGMKITFHQLFDDLEIHGVPISELSTQCAIVTGMGGLGAVQNQEAVCELLEDFGFLKEHIVPLSDAALSLEVVGEKGIILISGTGCIAFGRDGGETKRVGGFGKLIDDSPSGYGIGQFAIKSTLEEEQGYGTPTLLTKMIKEHFKVDRIYDIVVPIHSNEIGQDQIASLSKGVFEAARQGDIVANKIIAKTAKKLGLVLRNLLMLLQKEIDYNVYLIGGLFLDESANAFIEMIKNTKALLAHLQENRQEICFHNIADRPGALFAMQKILEHLGK